A region from the Equus asinus isolate D_3611 breed Donkey chromosome 3, EquAss-T2T_v2, whole genome shotgun sequence genome encodes:
- the SLC26A1 gene encoding sulfate anion transporter 1 yields the protein MEVPPEQSWGPVLVRRQPPATQGLRETLKARLRRSCTCSMQGAKALVQDLLPATRWLHGYRLREDLVGDVMSGLVIGIILVPQAIAYSLLAGLQPIYSLYTSFFANLIYFLMGTSRHVSVGIFSLLCLMVGQVVDRELLLAGFDPAQDGPGPRHNSSTFNASAAMLALGLQDCGRDCYAIRVATALTLMTGIYQVFMGILRLGFVSAYLSQPLLDGFAMGASVTILTSQLRHLLGVRVPRHQGPGMVVSTWLSLLRSAGQANPCDVLTSAVCLAVLLAAKELSDRCRHRLKVPLPTELLVILAATLASHLGQFHERFGSSVAGDIPTGFMAPRVPDPGLMQRVALDAVPLAFVASAFSISLAEMFARSHGYSVRANQELLAVGCCNVLPAFFHCFATSAALAKSLVKTATGCRTQLSSVVSAAVVLLVLLALAPLFRDLQRSVLACVIVVSLRGALRKVRDVPQLWQLSPADALVWVATAATCVLVSTEAGLLVGVLLSLLSLAGRTQRPRAVLLARIGDSGFYEDAEEFEGLVPEPGVRVFRFAGPLYYANKDFFLKSLYSLTGLDAGREAARRKKQGSGAGVSEEDPVEGKDLGPGSSSAVLVPTAGSFHAVVIDCAPMLFLDAAGMATLWDLRRDYGALGITLLLACCSPAVREALRRGGFLGDDQGDTAEEAQLFHSVHSAVQAAQARHRERAAADSTL from the exons ATGGAAGTGCCCCCGGAGCAGAGTTGGGGGCCGGTGCTAGTCCGCCGGCAGCCCCCAGCAACCCAGGGCCTGCGCGAGACGCTGAAGGCCAGACTGCGGCGGAGCTGCACATGCAGCATGCAGGGGGCCAAGGCGCTGGTGCAGGACCTGCTCCCCGCCACGCGCTGGCTGCACGGTTACCGCCTGCGGGAGGACCTGGTGGGGGACGTCATGTCCGGGCTGGTCATCGGCATCATCCTGGTGCCGCAGGCCATCGCCTACTCGCTGCTGGCAGGGCTGCAGCCCATCTACAGCCTCTACACGTCCTTCTTCGCGAACCTCATCTACTTCCTCATGGGCACCTCACGCCACGTCTCTGTGGGCATCTTCAGCCTGCTCTGCCTCATGGTGGGGCAGGTGGTGGACCGCGAGCTCCTGCTGGCTGGCTTCGACCCCGCCCAGGATGGCCCGGGGCCCAGGCACAACAGCAGCACCTTCAACGCCTCAGCCGCCATGCTGGCGCTCGGGCTGCAGGACTGCGGGAGGGACTGCTACGCCATCCGTGTCGCCACCGCCCTTACACTGATGACCGGCATTTACCAG GTCTTCATGGGTATCCTCCGGCTCGGCTTCGTGTCTGCCTACCTCTCACAGCCACTGCTCGACGGCTTTGCCATGGGGGCCTCAGTGACCATCCTCACCTCCCAGCTAAGGCACCTGCTGGGCGTGCGGGTCCCGCGGCACCAGGGGCCAGGCATGGTGGTCAGCACATGGCTGAGCCTGCTACGCAGTGCTGGGCAGGCCAACCCATGTGACGTGCTCACCAGTGCCGTGTGCCTGGCCGTGCTGCTGGCCGCCAAGGAGCTCTCAGACCGCTGCCGGCACCGCCTGAAGGTGCCACTGCCCACGGAGCTGCTGGTCATTCTGGCGGCCACGCTCGCATCCCATTTAGGGCAGTTCCATGAGCGCTTTGGCTCTAGTGTGGCCGGCGACATCCCCACGGGCTTCATGGCCCCGCGGGTGCCGGACCCCGGGCTGATGCAGCGCGTGGCGCTGGACGCTGTGCCCCTGGCCTTCGTGGCCTCCGCCTTCTCCATCTCACTGGCTGAGATGTTTGCCCGCAGCCATGGCTACTCTGTGCGGGCCAACCAGGAGCTGCTGGCCGTGGGCTGCTGCAACGTGCTGCCCGCCTTTTTCCACTGTTTTGCCACCAGCGCTGCCCTGGCCAAGAGCCTGGTGAAGACGGCCACCGGCTGCCGCACGCAGCTGTCCAGCGTGGTCAGTGCCGCTGtggtgctgctggtgctgctggcaCTGGCGCCACTGTTCCGggacctgcagcggagcgtgctgGCCTGTGTCATCGTCGTCAGCCTGCGGGGGGCCCTGCGCAAGGTGAGGGACGTCCCACAGCTGTGGCAGCTCAGCCCAGCCGACGCACTGGTCTGGGTGGCCACTGCGGCCACCTGCGTGCTGGTCAGCACCGAGGCTGGCCTGCTGGTTGGCGTGCTCCTCTCACTGCTCAGCCTGGCCGGCCGCACACAACGCCCACGTGCTGTCCTGCTCGCCCGCATCGGGGACTCAGGATTCTACGAGGACGCCGAGGAATTTGAGGGCCTGGTCCCTGAGCCCGGGGTGCGGGTGTTCCGCTTCGCGGGGCCACTCTACTACGCCAACAAGGACTTCTTCCTGAAATCGCTCTACAGCCTCACGGGGCTGGATGCAGGGCGCGAGGCCGCCAGGAGAAAGAAGCAGGGCTCAGGAGCAGGGGTCAGTGAGGAAGACCCTGTTGAGGGCAAGGACCTTGGCCCAGGGAGCAGCTCAGCTGTGCTGGTGCCCACGGCGGGCAGCTTCCACGCAGTTGTCATTGACTGTGCCCCGATGCTGTTCCTGGATGCGGCCGGCATGGCCACGCTGTGGGACCTGCGCCGAGACTACGGGGCCCTGGGCATCACTCTGCTCCTGGCCTGCTGCAGCCCTGCGGTCAGGGAGGCCCTGAGGAGAGGCGGCTTCCTCGGGGATGACCAGGGGGATACGGCTGAGGAAGCACAGCTGTTCCACAGCGTGCACAGCGCTGTGCAGGCGGCCCAAGCCCGCCACAGGGAGCGGGCGGCTGCCGACTCCACCCTCTAG